The following are encoded in a window of Carya illinoinensis cultivar Pawnee chromosome 15, C.illinoinensisPawnee_v1, whole genome shotgun sequence genomic DNA:
- the LOC122295639 gene encoding U-box domain-containing protein 29-like, translated as MGREQLSIAVPSPFRCPISMEVMKSPVSLCTGVTYDRSSIQHWLESGHDTCPATMQVLPSKHLVPNLTLQRLIHLWLLHHHHSSLNSPSSSSSSTPSISSEQVRIFVDTIQGENGGQLGGQLDCHEYLAKIVDFAKVRDENRRFLAHSESFVEVIVSFLCKSVEIEVLELVVRVLYLIMSQKGVEERVNRLIFGSNNQKYFTSICLLLLEGSLSSKIESVRILESLASDSESKRRIAEKEDLVSVLFDLLSSDNADTADLHDAILSCFISVSGSRFGKSKIIRLGLVRVLSERLSNHNTKTSTAEKSLKLLSVAASCGEGRSTISEDSKQCAAAVVERLMKAGTEDAVAVLWGMCCLHGDRKVKDVVVKSNGVTKLLLVMQSEYCEGHVRRMCAELLKVLRDGFKSAASGGLGLGRYETKSTHIMPC; from the coding sequence GCTCCAGCATCCAGCACTGGCTCGAGTCCGGCCACGACACTTGTCCCGCCACCATGCAGGTCCTCCCCTCCAAGCACCTTGTCCCCAACCTCACCCTTCAACGCCTCATCCACCTCTGGCTCCTCCATCACCACCACTCCTCTCTCAATTCTCCGTCTTCCTCCTCGTCTAGTACTCCGTCGATCTCGTCTGAGCAAGTTCGGATTTTCGTCGACACGATTCAGGGCGAGAACGGCGGCCAGCTCGGCGGCCAGCTCGATTGCCATGAGTACCTGGCAAAGATTGTGGACTTCGCGAAAGTTCGCGACGAGAACCGGAGGTTTCTGGCTCATTCCGAAAGCTTCGTGGAGGTTATTGTCAGTTTTCTTTGCAAAAGTGTGGAGATAGAGGTTTTGGAGTTGGTTGTTAGGGTTTTATATTTGATTATGTCACAAAAGGGAGTTGAAGAACGAGTGAACAGGCTGATTTTCGGAAGCAATAACCAAAAATATTTCACTTCGATTTGTTTGCTTCTGCTAGAAGGAAGTTTAAGCTCGAAGATCGAGTCGGTGAGGATTTTGGAGTCGCTTGCTTCCGACTCCGAATCCAAACGCAGAATCGCAGAAAAGGAGGACCTTGTCTCCGTGCTGTTTGATCTCTTGAGCTCTGACAATGCCGATACAGCCGACCTACACGACGCCATTTTGTCGTGTTTTATCTCCGTCTCAGGAAGTCGTTTTGGAAAATCCAAAATCATCCGGTTGGGACTCGTTCGAGTCCTCTCCGAAAGGCTCTCAAACCACAACACCAAGACTTCCACCGCCGAGAAGTCTTTAAAACTATTATCAGTGGCTGCCTCATGCGGGGAGGGTCGGTCGACCATAAGCGAGGACTCAAAGCAGTGTGCAGCGGCTGTAGTGGAGAGGCTGATGAAGGCAGGGACGGAGGACGCGGTGGCAGTGCTGTGGGGGATGTGCTGCTTGCATGGAGACAGGAAGGTGAAGGACGTTGTGGTGAAGAGCAATGGGGTGACGAAGCTGCTGCTGGTGATGCAGAGCGAGTACTGCGAGGGCCATGTGAGGAGGATGTGCGCGGAGCTGCTTAAGGTCTTGAGGGATGGGTTCAAGTCCGCCGCCAGCGGCGGTTTGGGGTTGGGGAGGTATGAGACGAAGTCTACTCACATCATGCCCTGCTAG
- the LOC122297397 gene encoding G-type lectin S-receptor-like serine/threonine-protein kinase LECRK3, with product MQQASMVLLFLLLLAISMANAQQRNFNLSRGSTLSPMGNSSLFSQSSTFAFGFFSFGDGFAIGIWYEGTPQKTVVWTANRNDPPVSRNATIGMTNDGRLILQEVGGQEKPIANTTEPAIFVSILDSGNLVLYNSNSTIIWQSFDYPTDTLLPGLLLRAGDQLFSSISETNHSMGSFRIKMQIDGNIVMYPVGSLDAPDFAYWESDTNFVGKNATLTLDGNGRLYMLNSSGAEVKNINNGAVPSGGKIYRATIDADGIFRVYSHNLIENGSQSIVWSAPEDRCTPKGICGINGYCDLISQQPVCACPPGFVFINQDQRNLGCNRNFIVESCAFKNDRIEYTIQELQNTIWLESTYAILSSMTIEECNLACLEDCNCEVAQFQGQECKKQKLPLTFGRRTQQEAGNPTTLVKVGMDSGRNGTMDPKEARKKVLRMDILVSGVACLSFALIVLAFATFLIFRYRRWAYKKILYKANDQGLIDDVSLRAFTYNELNVATNGFVEKLGRGSFGTVFKGTLSEQRIIAVKRLEKVVAEGELEFRNEMRSIGRTHHRNLVRLLGYCHDGSNRLLVYEYMSNGTLCDYLFKSQLNPNWEERINIVLHIARGIVYLHEECETQIIHCDINPNNILMDEYGHAKIADFGLAKLLMPDHSRTLTGIRGTRGYVAPEWHKNLPITAKVDVYSFGIVLLVIICCRRSIDVNVPESEVVLIDWVYDCFTANDVCKLVPKEEVADKQSLERMVKIGLWCIEEEPVVRPSMKKVLQMLEGNVDVPIPPCTRSSL from the coding sequence ATGCAGCAGGCTTCTATGGtacttttgtttcttcttcttttggccATTTCAATGGCAAATGCTCAACAAAGAAACTTCAACTTGAGCCGAGGCTCTACTCTCTCTCCCATGGGAAACTCATCCTTGTTCTCACAATCTAGCACTTTTGCCTTCGGGTTCTTTTCTTTTGGCGACGGCTTTGCAATTGGCATATGGTACGAAGGAACTCCACAAAAAACTGTCGTCTGGACAGCCAATCGGAATGATCCTCCAGTGTCTCGCAATGCCACCATAGGAATGACTAACGATGGTAGGCTTATCTTGCAAGAGGTGGGGGGCCAAGAAAAACCCATTGCCAATACTACAGAACCTGCTATATTTGTTTCCATCCTTGATTCTGGCAACCTTGTTCTCTACAATTCGAATTCAACAATTATATGGCAAAGTTTTGATTACCCAACAGACACCCTTCTGCCAGGTCTACTTCTACGAGCTGGTGATCAACTCTTTTCTAGTATCTCTGAAACCAATCACTCAATGGGAAGCTTTCGGATCAAGATGCAGATCGATGGGAATATTGTAATGTATCCAGTTGGTTCTCTTGATGCTCCAGACTTTGCTTATTGGGAATCAGATACAAATTTTGTAGGAAAGAATGCAACTCTGACGCTAGATGGAAACGGCCGCCTGTACATGCTCAATAGTAGTGGTGCCGAGGTGAAAAACATCAACAATGGAGCAGTTCCCTCTGGTGGGAAGATTTATCGAGCCACAATTGATGCAGACGGGATATTCAGGGTGTATTCACATAACTTGATTGAGAATGGTAGTCAATCAATCGTGTGGTCTGCACCAGAAGATAGATGCACTCCTAAAGGTATATGTGGCATCAATGGGTATTGTGATCTCATAAGTCAACAACCTGTTTGTGCTTGTCCTCCTGGTTTTGTTTTCATCAATCAAGATCAAAGAAATTTGGGTTGCAATAGAAACTTCATTGTAGAAAGTTGTGCTTTTAAAAATGACCGTATAGAGTACACTATTCAAGAATTGCAAAACACTATATGGCTAGAAAGCACATATGCCATTTTGTCTTCTATGACAATAGAAGAATGCAACCTGGCATGTTTAGAGGACTGCAATTGTGAAGTTGCTCAATTCCAAGGACAAGAATGCAAGAAACAAAAGCTTCCATTGACGTTTGGGAGAAGAACACAGCAGGAAGCTGGCAACCCAACAACGCTTGTTAAAGTGGGCATGGACTCAGGTAGGAATGGGACAATGGATCCCAAAGAAGCCCGCAAGAAAGTTTTGCGAATGGATATCTTAGTCAGTGGTGTTGCATGTCTTTCTTTTGCATTGATTGTGCTAGCCTTTGCCACCTTTCTTATCTTTAGATATCGTCGTTGGGCATACAAAAAGATTCTTTATAAAGCTAATGATCAAGGATTGATTGATGATGTTTCTCTTCGAGCTTTTACTTACAATGAGCTCAATGTTGCGACGAACGGCTTTGTCGAAAAATTGGGTAGGGGCTCTTTTGGGACAGTCTTCAAGGGCACCTTGTCAGAGCAGAGAATAATTGCCGTCAAGCGGCTTGAGAAAGTGGTGGCTGAAGGAGAATTGGAATTTCGAAATGAGATGAGGTCCATTGGAAGAACCCACCATAGAAACCTTGTTCGCCTGCTAGGTTACTGCCATGATGGTTCCAATAGGCTTTTGGTGTACGAGTATATGAGTAATGGAACACTCTGTGACtaccttttcaaatcccaattaaATCCAAATTGGGAAGAAAGAATCAACATCGTTTTGCATATAGCAAGAGGTATCGTGTACTTACATGAGGAATGTGAGACACAAATCATCCATTGTGACATAAATCCCAACAACATACTAATGGATGAGTACGGGCATGCCAAAATTGCAGACTTTGGATTGGCAAAGCTATTGATGCCAGACCATTCTAGGACTCTCACTGGGATTAGAGGGACAAGAGGTTATGTTGCCCCAGAATGGCACAAGAACTTGCCCATCACAGCAAAAGTGGATGTGTATAGCTTCGGTATTGTCTTGTTAGTTATCATATGCTGCCGTCGGAGCATCGACGTGAATGTCCCAGAAAGTGAAGTTGTTCTTATAGATTGGGTCTACGACTGTTTCACGGCCAATGATGTATGCAAGCTGGTGCCTAAAGAAGAAGTAGCGGACAAACAAAGCTTGGAGAGAATGGTGAAGATTGGGCTTTGGTGCATTGAAGAGGAGCCTGTAGTACGTCCTTCAATGAAGAAGGTGCTTCAAATGTTGGAAGGCAATGTAGATGTACCGATTCCTCCATGCACCCGTTCTTCATTGTAG